AGGGTAGTCCACTATTCCTGGGAAACCTCCGTATCTGACGTATTCGTCGAGGAAAGCAAAAAGCCGGCCCCTTCTGGCTTCGGTTAACGGAGAGGTCAGCTTAAACTCCTTGAACTCCAGGAATTCTCTAAAAGACAGTGGAAAGAGCTGAAACGACAGCGTTCTTCCCCTAAGGGAAGTTGCAATCTCCTTCGAGAGTAGTTTTGAAGAGGAGCCCGTTAGAAAAACTCTGGCGTTTCCCCTCTCCACCATCCGTCTCACGAATTTTTCCCATCCCTCTACAGCCTGCACCTCGTCAAGGAAAAGGTAGAGAACCCTGGCTCCGGGGTTGTGCTTATGATAGAGCTCAACTATGCTGGAGAGATCTTTGGCCGTCATTCCAACAAGCCTCTCGTCCTCGAAGTTAACGTAAAAAAGCCTTCTGAAGGGGAGCCCAGAACCCATGAGTCTCTTCATCGTCGCATAGAGGAAGTGAGTTTTGCCAACCCTCCTGAGGCCAAAGATAGAGAGGGCAGTGTCAAGGTTCGTGGGCAGGGCGAGCTCCCTCTCCTTCACCTCTGGGAGTCCAAGCTCCCAAAACTCTGCTATGACCTCTTCGAGCACCTCTCTCATCATATGTACAACTCAATTTTACCATATTTAAGTGTTTTTGTCAAACTCAACTTTACCATCAGAGCTGGCTACCCTCCTCGGGGTTCTTGATCTTCAACAGCGGGCAGACGTCCATGCACTCGCGACAGTGGACGCAGGAGTCCCAGTCAACGACTATCTTCTTGCTCCTTTCGTCGATGCTCAGCGCGTTCTCTGGGCATTTGCCGACGCAGAACCCGCAGCCAAAGCACTCGTAGGCCCTCTTGACGAGGTAGTAGGCGCTCCAGGCCTCTTCCTCATTCGGAGCTCTGGCGGTTCTTGTGCCGGTTAGGAACTCAACCTGCCCCGCCTTGATAACGTCGCCATCGACTTCTACCTCACCGAGGATTGGGGCCACCTCAAGGAGCCTCTTCTTGTTGAGGACGGTGTTGAAGGTCAGCTCGTAGCCATCGTCGGTCTCTTCAATCTGGACTTTTACCGGCTCCCATGAGCGCTCCTCTGGAATATCAACACCCAGCTTCCGCGCTATTGACTTTTCACCCTTGCTGAGCTTCTTCCAGCGCCAGAAGCCGTAGGTTACCCACTCCTCTGGAAGGTCAAAGCGCTCCCTCCAGTACTCCAGCGCCTTCTTCCACTTCTCCCAGAGTTCGGGCTTCTCCCTCTTCAGCCTCTCGAACTCAGCCAGAGAAGCGCTTGGACAGAGGAAACAGCCTATTCTATCAAAACCGCGAGCGTAGAGCGGGTTGTACTTCAGCTTCCTGCTGAATATGTAGAGCCAGACCTCTATGGCCCTCCAGTGGAAGATTGGCGATGCGCCTATCTCGTTCGGCACCCACTCGTTCCTCCACACGCGCGGCTGCTTGAACCTCTTTATGCTCTCGTACTTCCTCTGGCCGACGAACATCAGGACGCCCTTTGGGTAGTTCTCCTTTATGGCCATCGTAATCGGCCCGAGCTTCGTTACCTTACAGCACCAGCGGTAGTCCCTCCCCGGCGGTGAGAAGACATACAAAGCCCTCCAGAAGGCGTCGCCGGCGTCGGCCACTATGAACCTGACTCCCTTAGGCTCAAGCTCCTTTCTCAGCTCTTCAACGTATTGAACCGTTTCAGGGAACTCGATGCCCGTGTTGTTGAAGAAGACCGTAAAGTCAGTTCCAAACTCCTCCAGCGCCAGACCGAGAACCGCCAAACTGTCCTTTCCGCCCGAGAAAGCGACCGCCTTCGGAAGGTCTGAGTACTTGTTAGCTACTCTCCTCATGAACTCCCTGCTCTTCACGACCTTCTCTTCAAGCGCTATACTGTTCGCCCGCAGAACATCCTCCATGGTGGCCTTCTTGCCCTCGCGGTAGTTTACTGCCTTCTGCCTCTTCGGCTTTACGCCGGTTCCCCTTTCGCCCCTCATCAGGGCATCGTAGTCCTTCTTTGCTATCCCAGTGGCGAAAACCTCTCCGTCTTCGGTAACGAGTATGACCTCATCCCCAACCCTTATGCTCGGATCCGCTTCGAGGACGCCAACTGCCATCAGGTTTGCGCCCTTCTTTATCGGCCCTACAGCTCCCTTGTCAACGACTATCCATTTCTTCATCTTCTTTCCGAAGCGCTTCCAGAGGGCGATGGCCCCCTCAACTTTCAGTCCGGCGTGCCACTTCAGCTCGAGCGGGTTGTACTTGACGTAGCCGAAGACGTAGCCGTCGAGGATTATCTCGTAGGCATCATCCTCGCTCGGGAGCTTGTTGAGGAGGACGATTTTTCCCTCCAAAATTTCGCCGATGTCAACGCCGTAGTGCTCCATGAACACTGAGCGGATGAACTCAATGTCCTTCTCAAAGGCGAAGCGCAGGTCTCCCGGCGGAGTGATGTTTAGCCTGAACACTCCTTCCTTTCCGTGAACTGCGCAGGAGTCGCCGATGAGCGGGACGTTGCACTTCTCGCACCAGTTTATGTAAGCCTTTCCAAGGAAGACGGGTCTTCCCATTTTTCCCACCTGCTCACACATACGCTCGGGGTTTAAAAAGTAGACCCCACAAACCTGAGAAAGGCTTATAAGGAACTCAACATAGAAGAAGTCTAGAAATTTCGGGAGGTAGTAGTAATGGCTGGCTTTGCCGCCTTTGTAATATTCGTCCTGGGTCTGTTCTTACTCCTGCTGTTGCTACTGGGCGTCAAGATAATCCGGCCCTACGAGAAAGGTCTGGTGGAGAGGCTCGGAAAGTTCAACAGAATCCTCGACCCCGGTGTACACTTCATAATCCCTTTCATGGAGCACGTCAAAAAGGTCGACATGAGGGAGCACGTCATTGATGTCCCCCCTCAGGAAGTCATCTGTAAGGACAACGTCGTCGTAACCGTTGACGCCGTGGTGTATTATCAGATAATCGACCCGATAAAGGCCGTCTACAACGTGAGCAACTTCCTGATGGCCATCGTCAAGCTCGCCCAAACCAACCTGCGTGCCATAATCGGTGAGATGGAGCTCGATGAGACTCTCTCTGGTAGGGACATAATCAACGCCCGCCTGAGGGAAGAACTGGACAAGATAACCGACCGCTGGGGCGTTAAGATAACCCGCGTCGAGATACAGAGGATAGACCCGCCGAAGGACATCCAGGAGGCGATGGCCAAGCAGATGACGGCGGAGAGGGAGAAGAGGGCCATGATACTCCTGGCGGAAGGTAAGAAGGAGAGCGCCATAAGGGAGGCCGAGGGCCAGAAGCAGGCGGCCATTCTGAAGGCCGAAGGTGAGAAGCAGAGGCAGATACTCATCGCTGAGGGCCAGGCAGAGGCAATCAGGAAGGTGCTTGAGGCCCTCAGGATGGCGGACGAGAAGTACCTCACGCTCCAGTACATCGAGAAGCTTCCCGACCTTGCCAAGTACGGCAACCTCATAGTCCCGTACGACACAGAGGCTCTCATCGGCCTGCTGAGAATCCTCCAGAAGGTCAAGGACATGCCGCTCCCTCAGCCGCCGAAGAACGAGAAGGAAGAGCCCCAGGGAAGTGGTGAGAACAGCGAAGAGCTTGAAAAGCCTAAAGACATGACGGAGTGAGGGGCCATGGACCCCT
This sequence is a window from Thermococcus kodakarensis KOD1. Protein-coding genes within it:
- a CDS encoding phosphoadenosine phosphosulfate reductase family protein, translating into MGRPVFLGKAYINWCEKCNVPLIGDSCAVHGKEGVFRLNITPPGDLRFAFEKDIEFIRSVFMEHYGVDIGEILEGKIVLLNKLPSEDDAYEIILDGYVFGYVKYNPLELKWHAGLKVEGAIALWKRFGKKMKKWIVVDKGAVGPIKKGANLMAVGVLEADPSIRVGDEVILVTEDGEVFATGIAKKDYDALMRGERGTGVKPKRQKAVNYREGKKATMEDVLRANSIALEEKVVKSREFMRRVANKYSDLPKAVAFSGGKDSLAVLGLALEEFGTDFTVFFNNTGIEFPETVQYVEELRKELEPKGVRFIVADAGDAFWRALYVFSPPGRDYRWCCKVTKLGPITMAIKENYPKGVLMFVGQRKYESIKRFKQPRVWRNEWVPNEIGASPIFHWRAIEVWLYIFSRKLKYNPLYARGFDRIGCFLCPSASLAEFERLKREKPELWEKWKKALEYWRERFDLPEEWVTYGFWRWKKLSKGEKSIARKLGVDIPEERSWEPVKVQIEETDDGYELTFNTVLNKKRLLEVAPILGEVEVDGDVIKAGQVEFLTGTRTARAPNEEEAWSAYYLVKRAYECFGCGFCVGKCPENALSIDERSKKIVVDWDSCVHCRECMDVCPLLKIKNPEEGSQL
- a CDS encoding SPFH domain-containing protein, whose protein sequence is MAGFAAFVIFVLGLFLLLLLLLGVKIIRPYEKGLVERLGKFNRILDPGVHFIIPFMEHVKKVDMREHVIDVPPQEVICKDNVVVTVDAVVYYQIIDPIKAVYNVSNFLMAIVKLAQTNLRAIIGEMELDETLSGRDIINARLREELDKITDRWGVKITRVEIQRIDPPKDIQEAMAKQMTAEREKRAMILLAEGKKESAIREAEGQKQAAILKAEGEKQRQILIAEGQAEAIRKVLEALRMADEKYLTLQYIEKLPDLAKYGNLIVPYDTEALIGLLRILQKVKDMPLPQPPKNEKEEPQGSGENSEELEKPKDMTE